Proteins found in one Lycium ferocissimum isolate CSIRO_LF1 chromosome 6, AGI_CSIRO_Lferr_CH_V1, whole genome shotgun sequence genomic segment:
- the LOC132060425 gene encoding probable LRR receptor-like serine/threonine-protein kinase At3g47570 → MEKHNFLLILLFLVHFSISVAPSNETDQEALLAFQNFITSPSHFLANNWTKNASFCSWFGVTCSSKRQRVVALALPNLQLQGTISPSLANLSFLSVLNLGNNSFHGGIPYGLGHLPRLEVIDVQNNQLEGSIPPSLFQHRTIQNILLAFNKFSGEMWKGPWYVPELRVLNLKNNSLTGIIPPSVGNATKLLSFSLYGNRVSGNIPKEIGNLSRLAFLSLTDNQLTGYIPTVLFNISSLLIIGLGINSLSGPLLLGEENIVSNLEGLSVSWNKISGSIPSTICQLRELKGLSLSSNNITGDIPKYIGCLSKLEDFYIGDNPITGTVPTSLGNISTLQNLYCGSKSLEGPIPLELGKLSNLRLINFVQNYKFSGQIPKAIFNISSLELVDFSFNNLSGEIPTTIGLHLPNLEQLFLGNNQLQGEIPLYITNASKLEALGLEHNFLTGTIPTNLGNLCELWGLFLSENQLTNEPGEHDLQFFNSLVDCRMLQYLELSSTLLNGVLPNSIGNLSSTLKNFHIADAHINGPIPTNIGNISGLLSLGFEDNNLIGTIPSEVGKLEQLQGLYLYNNKLQGNIPEVVCHLSNLVLLHLADNELFGSIPACIGNLSMLQHLYLGSNKLSSPLPLSLWKMSGLLRLNIYQNFIQGEVSPNISELKAIIAIDLSGNHLSGMIPRRIGDLENLQYLFLSNNSFSDPIPSSFASLVSLEFLDLSLNAISGTIPKSLEKLSHLISINVSFNELEGEIPSGGVFANFTPQSFLGNTGLCGMHILKVPCAITNRGQQSKSKKLVLKIVIPMVISSFLILLVASIWIMKRQKKGKSKDVEEVLEIKTHQLVSYHEIQRATNYFDGSNLIGVGGSGSVYKGTLSSGTVVAIKVLDLQNEEVCKRFDTECEVLRNVRHRNLVSVFTTCSSECIRAFVLQYMPNGSLDNWLYKEDRHLNLPQRVTIMLDVAVAIEYLHHDHESPIVHCDLKPANILLDEDMVAHVGDFGISKILAVSNSMAHTETLGTLGYIAPEYGSEGRVSTSGDVYSYGIMMIEVLSKRRPTDDEIFNENLGLRQWIRRAFPKTTMEVVDANLFHEGKHVNSKSELCIASMIELALDCTKEKPESRITMKDVVKRLHKIKNTFLET, encoded by the exons ATGGAGAAGCACAATTTCTTATTGATTCTTCTCTTTCTAGTTCATTTTTCTATATCAGTTGCTCCCTCAAATGAGACGGACCAAGAAGCTCTACTAGctttccaaaattttattaCAAGTCCTAGTCATTTTTTGGCCAATAATTGGACCAAGAATGCTTCTTTTTGCTCTTGGTTTGGTGTCACTTGCAGTTCAAAAAGGCAAAGGGTTGTGGCCTTGGCGCTTCCTAATTTGCAACTTCAAGGCACAATTTCCCCGTCTTTGGCCAATTTGTCCTTTCTCAGTGTGCTCAATCTTGGGAACAACAGCTTCCATGGTGGCATCCCTTACGGACTTGGCCACTTGCCTCGCTTGGAAGTGATTGATGTTCAAAACAATCAGCTAGAAGGAAGTATTCCACCAAGTCTATTTCAACACCggacaattcaaaatattttattggCTTTCAATAAATTCAGTGGTGAAATGTGGAAAGGTCCATGGTATGTTCCGGAACTCAGAGTCTTAAATCTCAAGAACAATAGCCTCACGGGTATAATCCCTCCTTCGGTTGGAAATGCCACAAAATTGCTGAGCTTCAGTTTGTATGGGAATAGAGTCAGCGGCAACATTCCAAAGGAAATCGGTAATCTAAGCCGACTTGCATTTCTATCCCTGACAGATAATCAGTTAACAGGTTATATTCCTACAGTACTGTTTAATATCTCCTCGCTACTTATCATAGGTCTGGGAATCAATAGCCTTTCTGGTCCCCTCTTGCTTGGTGAAGAGAATATTGTGTCAAATCTAGAGGGTTTAAGTGTATCTTGGAACAAAATTTCTGGTTCCATTCCTTCCACCATTTGCCAACTCAGGGAGCTGAAAGGGTTGTCCCTATCTTCCAACAACATAACTGGAGACATACCCAAATATATTGGTTGTTTATCCAAGCTCGAGGATTTTTACATTGGTGATAATCCAATAACAGGGACTGTTCCCACTTCATTGGGCAATATTTCCACTCTGCAAAATCTTTATTGTGGAAGCAAAAGCTTGGAGGGCCCAATTCCTCTGGAATTGGGGAAGCTATCAAATTTGAGGCTAATTAACTTTGtccaaaattataaatttagtGGTCAAATTCCGAAggctatttttaatatatcttCTTTGGAACTAGTCGATTTCAGTTTCAATAACCTCTCGGGGGAAATTCCAACCACTATAGGTCTTCATCTTCCAAACCTTGAACAACTTTTCTTGGGAAACAATCAGCTCCAAGGGGAAATTCCTCTATACATCACAAATGCTTCCAAGCTTGAGGCATTGGGGCTAGAACATAACTTTCTCACAGGCACTATTCCTACTAACTTGGGAAATCTCTGTGAGCTGTGGGGATTGTTTCTATCTGAAAATCAACTTACCAATGAACCAGGTGAACATGATCTGCAATTCTTCAATTCTTTGGTGGACTGTAGGATGTTGCAATATCTAGAACTGAGTTCCACACTGTTGAATGGCGTTTTGCCCAATTCTATTGGGAATCTTTCATCTactttgaaaaactttcatatAGCAGATGCACACATAAACGGCCCCATCCCCACAAATATAGGCAACATAAGTGGTCTATTGTCGCTAGGTTTTGAGGATAACAACTTGATCGGAACCATTCCTTCTGAGGTCGGTAAGCTTGAACAACTCCAAGGTCTATATCTATATAACAATAAATTGCAAGGGAATATTCCAGAGGTAGTTTGTCATTTATCTAATTTGGTCCTATTACATCTAGCTGATAATGAGCTCTTTGGGTCAATTCCAGCATGTATAGGGAATCTTAGCATGCTACAACACCTTTATTTGGGTTCTAATAAACTTTCATCACCGCTTCCTTTGAGCCTCTGGAAAATGAGTGGCCTTCTCCGCCTAAACATTTACCAAAACTTTATACAAGGAGAAGTTTCACCAAATATTAGTGAACTGAAGGCCATTATAGCAATAGATCTTTCTGGTAACCACCTTTCGGGCATGATACCAAGAAGAATAGGGGACCTTGAGAACCTGCAGTATCTTTTCCTATCAAACAACTCATTTTCTGACCCAATTCCATCATCCTTTGCAAGCTTGGTAAGCCTGGAGTTCTTGGATTTGTCATTAAATGCCATATCAGGTACTATTCCTAAGTCATTGGAGAAACTATCACACCTTATAAGTATCAATGTTTCGTTTAATGAATTAGAAGGTGAAATACCCAGTGGTGGTGTGTTTGCAAATTTTACTCCACAATCTTTCCTAGGGAATACAGGTCTATGTGGAATGCACATATTGAAGGTTCCTTGTGCTATCACTAATCGTGGACAACAATCAAAGTCTAAGAAGCTTGTGCTCAAAATTGTCATTCCAATGGTTATTTCATCCtttttgatattgttggtggCTTCAATTTGGATAATGAAACGACAGAAGAAAGGGAAGTCCAAAGATGTGGAAGAGGTACTGGAGATCAAGACTCATCAATTAGTTTCTTATCACGAGATTCAACGAGCGACCAATTATTTTGATGGATCAAATTTAATTGGTGTGGGAGGTTCTGGCTCTGTGTACAAAGGCACATTATCTAGTGGAACTGTGGTGGCAATAAAGGTTTTGGATTTGCAAAATGAGGAAGTATGCAAAAGGTTTGATACTGAATGTGAAGTGCTGAGGAATGTTAGGCACAGAAATCTTGTTTCGGTGTTTACTACTTGTTCCAGTGAATGCATAAGGGCCTTCGTTCTGCAGTATATGCCTAATGGAAGTCTTGATAATTGGTTGTACAAAGAAGATCGCCACTTGAACCTTCCTCAAAGAGTCACCATAATGCTTGATGTGGCTGTGGCAATTGAATATCTACACCATGATCATGAGTCTCCGATAGTTCATTGCGACCTAAAGCCAGCCAACATTCTTTTGGATGAAGATATGGTGGCACACGTTGGTGATTTTGGCATATCTAAAATATTAGCTGTAAGCAACTCCATGGCACATACGGAGACATTAGGGACTCTTGGTTACATTGCACCAG AATATGGCTCGGAGGGAAGAGTGTCAACTAGTGGTGATGTTTACAGCTATGGCATCATGATGATAGAGGTATTGTCAAAAAGAAGACCAACTGATGATGAGATATTCAATGAAAATCTTGGCCTGAGACAGTGGATAAGACGAGCATTTCCCAAGACAACTATGGAAGTTGTGGATGCCAATCTTTTTCATGAGGGAAAGCATGTCAATTCAAAAAGTGAACTCTGCATAGCCTCCATGATAGAATTGGCTTTGGATTGCACAAAGGAAAAGCCAGAGTCAAGGATAACTATGAAAGACGTAGTCAAGAGGCTTCACAAAATCAAGAACACGTTTTTGGAAACATAG
- the LOC132060426 gene encoding 14-3-3-like protein A, translating into MASPREENVYMAKLAEQAERYEEMVEFMEKVVGACSTTDDELTVEERNLLSVAYKNVIGARRASWRIISSIEQKEESRGNEEHVASIKTYRSQIETELTSICNGILKLLDSKLIGMAGNGDSKVFYLKMKGDYFRYLAEFKTGAERKEAAENTLSAYKAAQDIANGELAPTHPIRLGLALNFSVFYYEILNSPDRACNLAKQAFDEAIAELDTLGEESYKDSTLIMQLLRDNLTLWTSDMQDDGTDEIKEPSKADEQQ; encoded by the exons ATGGCGTCCCCACGCGAAGAAAACGTTTACATGGCGAAACTGGCCGAGCAAGCCGAACGCTACGAAGAAATGGTAGAATTCATGGAGAAAGTCGTCGGCGCGTGCAGCACCACCGACGACGAACTCACCGTCGAAGAACGCAACCTTCTCTCCGTCGCCTACAAAAACGTGATCGGAGCAAGACGTGCATCTTGgcgtataatctcatcaatcgAACAGAAAGAGGAAAGTCGTGGTAACGAAGAACACGTGGCGTCAATTAAGACGTACAGATCTCAGATCGAAACTGAATTAACTTCGATCTGTAATGGTATACTTAAGTTACTTGATTCGAAATTGATTGGTATGGCTGGTAATGGTGATTCGAAGgtgttttatttgaaaatgaagGGAGATTATTTTAGGTATTTAGCTGAGTTTAAAACTGGTGCTGAAAGGAAAGAAGCTGCTGAGAATACTCTTTCAGCTTACAAAGCTGCTCAG GATATCGCTAATGGAGAATTAGCCCCTACACATCCGATCCGATTGGGGCTAGCTCTCAATTTCTCAGTGTTTTACTACGAGATATTGAATTCTCCTGATCGTGCTTGTAATCTCGCCAAACAG GCCTTTGATGAGGCAATTGCGGAGCTTGATACCCTTGGAGAGGAGTCCTACAAGGACAGCACTTTGATTATGCAACTTCTGCGTGATAACCTCACTCTGTGGACCTCGGATATGCAG GATGATGGAACCGATGAGATCAAAGAACCATCAAAAGCAGATGAGCAGCAGTAA